TTAGGTGTTAAGCAAGAAGATGCTATTAAAAATAAAATAAAAACAATTGCATCTACAATTAAATACATTAGTGAAAAAAAAGAGCTTTTTATAGATAATTTAAAAGTAAAAAATAACAAAATTGAGTTTGAATTAATAGATAATGGTGATGAAAAAGCAATGGATAAAGAACTTGCTACTATTAAAGGAATAAATATAAAAAAAATTCCTAAAAATGGAAGTATTGAATATATTGTTTCTTTAAAACCAGAAGAGATTGAAAAAACAAAAGAAGATGCCATTAAACTTGCCGTTCAAACTATTAGAAGTAGGCTTGATGCATATGGACTTGCTGAACCAAGTGTGACAAGACAAGGAAAAGATAAAATTGTAGTTGAACTTCCAGGAATTAAAACTCAAAAAGAAAAAGAGAGTATTAAAAAATTAATTTCCTCAGCAGCTCATTTAGAACTTTATTTAGTTGACGATGAAAGAAAAATAACATCACCAAAAGAAGCAGCAAAATATGGGGATATTTTACTTCCGGATAAAAACAATCCTAATAAAATGTGGCTTTTAAAAACACCACCTGTACTTGATGGTAGTATGATTACTAATGCAACTGTTGGATTTACTCAAAAGACAAATCAGCCAGCAATATTTTTTACTTTAAATTCACAAGGTGCTAAAATTTTTGGTGATGTAACTGGAAAAAATGTAGGAAAAAGACTTGCAATTGTAGTTGATAATAAAGTCTATTCTGCACCAGTTATTCAAGAAAGAATTGGTGGAGGTAGCGGTCAAATAACAGTAGGAAGTCCAGAAGAAGCTCATATATTAGCAATTGCACTAAGAAGTGGGTCTCTTCCAGCACCTGTTGTACTACTTGAACAAAGAAGTGTAGGTGCATCTCTTGGGGCTGATAGTATTAGAAATTCAATGATAGCTTTAATATCCGGATTTGTAATAGTAGTATTATTTATGGCATGGTATTATAGGTTAGCTGGTATTATCGCTGATATTGCTTTAATTACTAACTTATTTTTAATTATTTCAATAATGGCTTTATTTGGAGCCACTCTAACACTTCCAGGGATGGCTGGGATTGTACTTACAGTTGGTATGGCTGTAGATGCAAATGTTATTATTAATGAAAGAATAAGAGAATTAATAAGAGAAGGTGTGCCTATAAGAAAAGCAATTGAAGGTGGATATAAAAATGCAATGAGTGCAATTTTAGATGCAAATATTACTACTTTAATTGCAGCAATTGCTCTTTTTGCATATGGGACTGGGACAATTAAAGGGTTTGCAATTACAATGGCTATTGGTATATTAGCAAGTATGCTAACAGCAATACTTGGGACTCATGGAATATGGCAGTTTTTACTTGATATGGGTAAAAAAATTACTCCAAAAGATTTTGGAATGAAGGTTTAATATGGAATTTTTTAGTTCAAATAAAATATATGATTTTATGGGTAAAAGGAAAATTTTTATATCTATCTCTATTTTTTTAATAATATTGAGTCTTTTTTCTATTTTTACAAAAGGTTTTAATTGGGGAATTGACTTTGCAGGTGGTGTTGAAGTTCAAGTTAGATTTGAAAAACCAATAAAAATTGCCACAATACGAGAAGTAATAGCTAAAAAATATCCAAATGCAAATATTACGACTTTTGGAAGTGATAGAGAATTTTTAATTAGACTAAATGTAAAAGATGTAAATAGTGATGTAAGAAAATCTCTTGGAAGTGAGATTAAAAATATTTTATCAAAAATAGGTAAAGTTGAAATAAGAAGAGTTGATATAGTTGGTGCAAAAGTAGGAAACGAACTTAGAGAAAAAGGATTAAAAGCATTAATATTTGCAATTATAGGAATTTTAATTTATGTATCTTTTAGGTTTGAGTGGAGATTTGCAGTTGCATCAGTTTTAGCTTTGTTTCATGATACAATAATTTCACTTGGGGCTGTTAGTGCTTTTAATATAGAGGTAAATTTAGATGTTTTAGCAGCAATTCTTACATTGATGGGATATTCTTTAAATGACACAATAGTTGTATTTGATAGAATTAGAGAAGAAGTTAAAAAGAGTAATATTAAAGATTTGGCAACTTTAATTAATGTTGCAATTTCTAAAACTCTTAGTAGAACTGTGTTAACTTCACTTACAACTTTCTTTGTTGTTTTAACATTGTATCTTTTTGGGGGAGAAATTATAAAACCTTTTAGTTTTACTCTGTTAGTTGGAATTATTGTTGGTACTTATTCATCAATCTTTATTGCATCTCCTCTTTTAATTTGGCTTGGATTTAAAATTGATGATTATAGAAAGAAACTTGCGGAAAAAGAAAAAAGAAAAAGAGAAAAAGAAAAATTAAGACAAACATACCAAGGCGGTGTTGTTTAAAAGGAGGGAAAAATGGATTGGGGAAAAGTAATTTATGTTTTTTTTCAACTTATGAGTTTAACAAGTGTAGCAGGTTTTTTGTATGACCATAATAGAATAGCTCTTTTTATTGCATTAAGCCTAAATCTAATTTCTACAATTTTAAAAATTGGTATTAGAAATATTGTTGCAGCGGAGCTTTTTGCTGCAAGTTTAGTTGCTGATTTACATTTAATTCCAGCATTTTTTTATTTAGAAGTTAAAAATGATTTACCAGCAGCTTATGCAATGGCAATTGGTGCTTTAATTGCTAATATTGTAACTATTATTTTAAGTTTTATTGAAATTGCAAAAACAAAAGATACATGGGAGTAGCAAATGAGAGAATATAAACCAGATGTAATTGAGAAAAAATGGCAAGAAATTTGGGATAAAGAAGAAGCATTTGAGCCAAAAGAAGACTATACTCTTCCTAAGAAATATATTTTAAGCATGTTTCCATATCCAAGTGGTAGAATTCATATGGGGCATGTTAGAAATTATTCAATTGGTGATGCTATTGCAAGATATTATAGAAAAAAAGGTTTTAATGTTTTGCATCCAATAGGTTGGGATAGTTTTGGAATGCCAGCAGAAAATGCAGCAATAAAGCATGGAGTCCATCCAAAAAAATGGACATATGAAAATATTGATTATATGAGAAAAGAGTTAAATAGACTTGGACTTAGCTTTTCTAAAAAAAGAGAATTTGCTACATCTGACCCAGAATATACAAGATGGGAGCAAGAATTTATCATAAAAATGTATGAAAATGGATTGCTTGAGAGAAGAACTCAAAAGGTTAATTGGTGTGAGACTTGTCATACAGTTTTAGCAAATGAACAAGTAATTGATGGATGCTGTTGGAGATGTGATAATGAAGTTGAGATAAAAGAATTACCTGGTTGGTATATAAAAATTACTAAATATGCTGAGGAGTTATTAAGAGATATTGATAAAAAGCTAAAAGGTAATTGGCCTGATAAAGTTTTGACAATGCAAAAAAATTGGATTGGAAAAAGCAGTGGTCTTAAATTCAAATTTAGTTTATCTAATGAAAGTAAAGAAAAATTAAAAAATAAATTTGATGGATATGAAGTATTTACAACTAGGCCAGATACTATTTATGGAGTAACTTACTCAGCCCTTGCACCAGAACATGAAATTGTAGATTTTATGCTTGAAAATAAACTTTTTGATGAAGAGACTGAGAGAAAAGTTAGAAAAATAAGAAGTATATTACCAAAAGATAGACAAGCTATGGAAAAAGAGGGAGTTTATCTTGGAATTGATGTTATTCATCCTCTAACTGGTGAAAAAATTCCTGTATGGCTTGCTAATTTTGTATTAGTTGAGTATGGAAGTGGAGCTGTAATGGCAGTACCAGCTCATGATGAGAGAGACTTTGAATTTGCAAAAAAATATAATCTTCCAATAAAATGTGTTATAAAGCCAGAAAATGGTGAAATTGATGAAAATAAAGCATATACGGGGGATGGTATTTTAATTAATAGCGGTGAATTTAGTGGTATGAAAAATAGTGAAGCTAAAAAGGCTATTATTAAAAAATTTGAAGACCTTGGCATTGGAAAAGAAGAAGTTAATTATAGATTAAGAGATTGGGGAATAAGTAGACAAAGATATTGGGGAGCTCCAATTCCATTTATTAAATGTGAAAAATGTGGAATAGTACCTGAGAGAATAGAAAACCTTCCAGTAACTCTTCCTGATGATGTTGAAATTACAGGTAGTGGGAATCCACTTGATATGCATCCAACTTGGAAATATACAAAATGTCCAAAATGTGGTGGTGAGGCTATTAGAGAAACTGATACAATGGATACATTTATTCAGAGTAGTTGGTATCAATTTAGATTTACAACAGATTTTAGAAAATATCCTAATGTTCCATTTAGAAAAGAAGATGTAGATTACTTTGCACCAGTTGACCAATATATTGGTGGAATTGAGCACGCAATACTTCATTTACTTTATGCAAGATTTTTTACAAAAGCTCTTAGAGATTTAGGATATGTTAATTTAGATGAACCATTTGCAAAACTTTTAACACAAGGTATGGTTTTAAAAGATGGTGCTAAGATGAGCAAAAGTAAAGGAAATGTAGTAGACCCAGATGAAATTGTAGAAAAATATGGAGCTGATACTGCAAGACTTTTTATTCTTTTTGCAGCTCCACCTGAGCAAGAACTTGAATGGAGCGATAGTGCAGTTGAGGGAGCTTATAGATTTTTAAATAGGCTATATCAAAATGCAAGCAAGTGTTATAAAACAACAACCTTACCAAAAATTGATACATCAAAACTGACAAAAGAAGAAAAAGAGGCAAGAAGAAAAGTTTATGAAGTTTTAAAAAGAAGTAAAGATACTTATGAAAAAACATTTGCATTTAATACTTTAATTGCAGCAAGTATGGAAGCATTAAATAGTTTAAATAAGATAGATAATAAAGATCTCTATACAGAAGGGTATTATATTTTAATGAATGTACTTGAACCTATTATTCCTCACATTGCAAGTGAAATTAGTGAAGAGTTATTTAATAGAGAAAACTTTAAAGAAATTCCTATTGATGAGAATGCATTAAAAAAAGATGAAATAAATTATCCTGTACAAGTTAATGGTAAAAAAAGGGCTGAAATTAGTGTAGATGCTAATGCAAGTAAGGATGAAATTTTAAAACTTGCAAAAGAAGCTGTTAATAAATATCTTCAAGGCAAGGAAATAGTTAAAGAAATAGTTGTGCCAAATAGGATTGTTAATATAGTAGTTAAGGGATAAAGTGAAAAAAATTTTTCTTTTTTCTTTTTTCTTTTTTTTTATAATAGGTTGTGGATATAAACCAAGTAGTGTTTATCAAAATAAGATTTTAGGTAATAAAATAAAACCTATTGTAGAAGTTGATGTAAAAAATCCAAGAGAGACAATATTTTTAAAAGATGCATTAAATGATGCAATATATACAATACTAAATAAAAATATCGATTTTGAAAATTATGATACAATAATTAAAGTAAATCCTAATTCTTCAAGTTTAAGTATACTTGATTATGATGAGAATGGATATCCATATCTATATAGAAGTAGCGTGGTATTAAAAGTAGAAATTGTGGATAAAAACAAAAAAAAATATAACTATACTGTATCTGGTAGTTATGATTTTACTATTTCGACTAATTCTGTTATTACAGACCAAACTCAGCTTGATGCATATAAAAAAGCAAGTATTAATGCATTAAATAAACTTTTTGCGAAGATAACAAAAGAGGGAATAGAAAAATGACTATAAAAGAAATAGCTAAAAAAGCATTAAATCACTTTAAATCAAGAGGTTATATTTTTACACCAAGTGAGTATGAGGAGATTTTTTGTAAAATAGCAAAACAATATGGTGTAATTATTGATGATTGTAATAAAATTGCAAAATATCTATCTAAACTTGACTCTAAATACCAGGCAATAGCAAAAAACTATAATATTAAAAATTTAGATGAACTTTTGGTGTTTTTAATAAACTATATAAATAGAGAAAATACATCAAAAGAAAAAGAAAGCATTGAACAACTTTTTTTATATGTTAAAAGAGCTTTGGATGTTATAGCAATTCTTCCGATAGTAAAATCTAAAAAAATAGCTTTAAAACATTTAGATTTTATTAAACCTTATATGGAAAAAGAAGAGTATGAAAAATTAAGACAAGAATGGATAGATTTTTTAGATTTATTCGATGCTTCAATTGTTAGAAGAGGTGCTGCATATGCTGGTATAAAAAGTGAAGATGCATTAGAAGTAATTGATGCTTTAATAAAAAGAATTGAAGAAGGTCCAGATTTATCTCATTTGATTGATGCAATAATTTATACATTAACTCCAAGTTATGCTCCATTTATGGATGATGATATTGCCATGCTTAAAAAACAATTACAAGAAGACCCAACTATTATTTTAACAAAAGCATTTGCAGATGATTTAAGAATTTTAACAAATAAAAGAATTAAACTTGATAAAGATGAATTAAAGCAAAAATTAAAAGACCTTGACCAAATAGCAGAGAGAATTTCAATAAAAATAGTTAGAATGCTTCAAAAAACTGCTGGTTCTTCAAAAGAGATAAAAATTATTGCAGATGAGATTAGAAATTGGAGACATGAGGGGCAAGATTTTGAGAGTATAAAAGAAAAACTTTTAACAATAGCAGTCTCTATTGATAAAGAATTGGATGAGTTTAGTGAAGAGATGAAAAGAGAAGATAATGAGATAGAAAGATTAAAAGAAAAAATTAAATATTTAGAAAAAAAAGTCAAAAAGCTAAGCAAAGAAGTAAAGACTGACTTTTTAACAAATATTGCCAACAAAAAAGCAATAATGGAAGAGTTAAAAAGACAGGAGAGTTCATTTAAAAGGTATGGTACAAATTATTCAGTAGTATTTTTTGATATAGACCATTTTAAAAACATAAATGATACTTATGGTCATGATGCAGGAGATGTTATTTTAAAATCCCTTGGTCTTTTATTTAAAAGATATGCAAGAGATGTAGATATGATTGGTAGATTTGGAGGAGAAGAATTTGTAGCAATACTTCCAAATACTAATATTGATGGTGCTTGTAAATTTGCAGAAAAATTAAGAAAAATAGTAGAAAAAACAAAATTTATGTATAAAAATACAAGAATAAATGTGACAGTCTCAGGTGGAGTTGCAAGTAGAAATGAAACAAATTCGATGGATGAGACATTAAAACTTGCAGATGAGAGACTTTATAAAGCAAAAAGAAGTGGAAGAAATAGAATAGTTTGTAGTTGAATGGAGAATTGAGAATTGAGAATTGAGACTTTAAATCATTTTTTAGAACAAAAGCCTCTTTTTTATAAAAAAATAGATATTACAAGAATGCCAAAGGCGTATAATTTAATAAAAAATAAAATAAATATCCCTCCTGTAATTCATATAGTTGGGACTAATGGAAAAGGAAGTACTGGTAGATTTTTAGCCTACACTCTTTTAAAAAGAGGATATAATGTAGGGCATTATACATCTCCTCATATTTTAAAATTTAATGAAAGAATTTGGATTAATGGTGAAAATATAAGCGATGAAAAATTAGAAGAAGTTCATAAAAAGCTTCAAACTTTACTTCCAACTGATATTATAAATACTCTTAGTTATTTTGAATATACAACTTTTTTAGCTGCCTTATCTTTTGAAGGACTTGAT
This Caminibacter mediatlanticus TB-2 DNA region includes the following protein-coding sequences:
- the secD gene encoding protein translocase subunit SecD, yielding MKKLNYRLVIFILATLFGIAFTIPSFLGKNPKVNLGLDLQGGMYLVLGVKQEDAIKNKIKTIASTIKYISEKKELFIDNLKVKNNKIEFELIDNGDEKAMDKELATIKGINIKKIPKNGSIEYIVSLKPEEIEKTKEDAIKLAVQTIRSRLDAYGLAEPSVTRQGKDKIVVELPGIKTQKEKESIKKLISSAAHLELYLVDDERKITSPKEAAKYGDILLPDKNNPNKMWLLKTPPVLDGSMITNATVGFTQKTNQPAIFFTLNSQGAKIFGDVTGKNVGKRLAIVVDNKVYSAPVIQERIGGGSGQITVGSPEEAHILAIALRSGSLPAPVVLLEQRSVGASLGADSIRNSMIALISGFVIVVLFMAWYYRLAGIIADIALITNLFLIISIMALFGATLTLPGMAGIVLTVGMAVDANVIINERIRELIREGVPIRKAIEGGYKNAMSAILDANITTLIAAIALFAYGTGTIKGFAITMAIGILASMLTAILGTHGIWQFLLDMGKKITPKDFGMKV
- the secF gene encoding protein translocase subunit SecF, giving the protein MEFFSSNKIYDFMGKRKIFISISIFLIILSLFSIFTKGFNWGIDFAGGVEVQVRFEKPIKIATIREVIAKKYPNANITTFGSDREFLIRLNVKDVNSDVRKSLGSEIKNILSKIGKVEIRRVDIVGAKVGNELREKGLKALIFAIIGILIYVSFRFEWRFAVASVLALFHDTIISLGAVSAFNIEVNLDVLAAILTLMGYSLNDTIVVFDRIREEVKKSNIKDLATLINVAISKTLSRTVLTSLTTFFVVLTLYLFGGEIIKPFSFTLLVGIIVGTYSSIFIASPLLIWLGFKIDDYRKKLAEKEKRKREKEKLRQTYQGGVV
- a CDS encoding DUF6394 family protein, whose protein sequence is MDWGKVIYVFFQLMSLTSVAGFLYDHNRIALFIALSLNLISTILKIGIRNIVAAELFAASLVADLHLIPAFFYLEVKNDLPAAYAMAIGALIANIVTIILSFIEIAKTKDTWE
- the leuS gene encoding leucine--tRNA ligase; this translates as MREYKPDVIEKKWQEIWDKEEAFEPKEDYTLPKKYILSMFPYPSGRIHMGHVRNYSIGDAIARYYRKKGFNVLHPIGWDSFGMPAENAAIKHGVHPKKWTYENIDYMRKELNRLGLSFSKKREFATSDPEYTRWEQEFIIKMYENGLLERRTQKVNWCETCHTVLANEQVIDGCCWRCDNEVEIKELPGWYIKITKYAEELLRDIDKKLKGNWPDKVLTMQKNWIGKSSGLKFKFSLSNESKEKLKNKFDGYEVFTTRPDTIYGVTYSALAPEHEIVDFMLENKLFDEETERKVRKIRSILPKDRQAMEKEGVYLGIDVIHPLTGEKIPVWLANFVLVEYGSGAVMAVPAHDERDFEFAKKYNLPIKCVIKPENGEIDENKAYTGDGILINSGEFSGMKNSEAKKAIIKKFEDLGIGKEEVNYRLRDWGISRQRYWGAPIPFIKCEKCGIVPERIENLPVTLPDDVEITGSGNPLDMHPTWKYTKCPKCGGEAIRETDTMDTFIQSSWYQFRFTTDFRKYPNVPFRKEDVDYFAPVDQYIGGIEHAILHLLYARFFTKALRDLGYVNLDEPFAKLLTQGMVLKDGAKMSKSKGNVVDPDEIVEKYGADTARLFILFAAPPEQELEWSDSAVEGAYRFLNRLYQNASKCYKTTTLPKIDTSKLTKEEKEARRKVYEVLKRSKDTYEKTFAFNTLIAASMEALNSLNKIDNKDLYTEGYYILMNVLEPIIPHIASEISEELFNRENFKEIPIDENALKKDEINYPVQVNGKKRAEISVDANASKDEILKLAKEAVNKYLQGKEIVKEIVVPNRIVNIVVKG
- the lptE gene encoding LPS assembly lipoprotein LptE codes for the protein MKKIFLFSFFFFFIIGCGYKPSSVYQNKILGNKIKPIVEVDVKNPRETIFLKDALNDAIYTILNKNIDFENYDTIIKVNPNSSSLSILDYDENGYPYLYRSSVVLKVEIVDKNKKKYNYTVSGSYDFTISTNSVITDQTQLDAYKKASINALNKLFAKITKEGIEK
- a CDS encoding GGDEF domain-containing protein, which produces MTIKEIAKKALNHFKSRGYIFTPSEYEEIFCKIAKQYGVIIDDCNKIAKYLSKLDSKYQAIAKNYNIKNLDELLVFLINYINRENTSKEKESIEQLFLYVKRALDVIAILPIVKSKKIALKHLDFIKPYMEKEEYEKLRQEWIDFLDLFDASIVRRGAAYAGIKSEDALEVIDALIKRIEEGPDLSHLIDAIIYTLTPSYAPFMDDDIAMLKKQLQEDPTIILTKAFADDLRILTNKRIKLDKDELKQKLKDLDQIAERISIKIVRMLQKTAGSSKEIKIIADEIRNWRHEGQDFESIKEKLLTIAVSIDKELDEFSEEMKREDNEIERLKEKIKYLEKKVKKLSKEVKTDFLTNIANKKAIMEELKRQESSFKRYGTNYSVVFFDIDHFKNINDTYGHDAGDVILKSLGLLFKRYARDVDMIGRFGGEEFVAILPNTNIDGACKFAEKLRKIVEKTKFMYKNTRINVTVSGGVASRNETNSMDETLKLADERLYKAKRSGRNRIVCS